The Gemmatimonas aurantiaca T-27 DNA segment GCGCCGCGACAGATCTCGGTCATGCTCGACGCCGCGCGTCTGGCCGCGACGGGTGTGTCCCCCGGCGAAGTGGCGATGACCCTGCACAACGCCAACGCGCGTCTCCTCGCGGGGGCCTTCACGACGGCTGACAGCGTCGTGCAGATCGCGGTTGGCGCGCCACTCACCGACGCACAGGATGTCGGCAGTGTCGTAGTGGCCACCCGAGCCGGTCGGCCCGTGTACTTGCGCAGTGTCGCCGAAGTGCGTGACAACTTTGGTGACGTCACCTCGTATGTCTCACATCGTGCCGATGGCGCGCCGGCAGAAGCCGCCGTGACCGTGGCGGTATCCAAGCGGCAGGGAGCCAACGCCACCGAGGTCACACGAGCGGTACTCGCCCGCGTCGAGCAGGCCAAGGGTCGATTGCTGCCGGAAAATGTGCAGATCGAAGTCACGCGAGACTACGGTGAAACCGCTGGCGAGAAGGCGCAGGAACTCATCTTCCACCTCCTCATCGCCACGCTGTCCGTCACCACACTGATCGGGGTGTTCCTGGGCTGGCGCGAGGCGCTGGTGGTACTGGTCGCCGTACCGGTCACGCTGGCGCTGACCTTGTTCGTGTACTACGCGCTGGGCTACACGCTCAATCGCATCACGCTGTTCGCGCTCATTTTCTCCATCGGCATTCTGGTGGATGACGCCATCGTGGTGGTGGAGAACATCTACCGTCACCTCGCTATGGGAGACCGGCCAGCCGACGTGGCCGCCATCGATGCCGTGGATGAAGTGGGTAACCCCACGATTCTCGCCACGTTCACTGTGATCGCGGCTATCCTGCCCATGGCTTTCGTGAGCGGCATGATGGGACCGTACATGTTGCCCATTCCGGTGGGCGCATCGGTGGCCATGCTGGCCTCACTGGCCGTGGCGTTCGTGATCACGCCCTACTTGGCCTATCGATTGCTCCGGGGGCACGTGCGAGCCCGCGGTACAGTGCACGACGCCGATCCGGCCACGGTCGCAGACACGAGTCATGGCACGGGCGGATTCTATCAGCGGATCATGTCGTCGCTCATCGCTCACCGTGGCACACGCCTGGCGTTCTACGGAACGGTCGGCCTACTGCTCCTGGGCAGCGTGGGCCTGGTGGGCCTGCGGGTTGTGCAGGTCAAGATGCTGCCCTTCGACAACAAGAGTGAGTTCCAGGTGATCCTCGACCTCCCGGAGGGGACGTCACTCGAAACCACCGACCGGGTCGCATCCGACATCGCGGCGTATCTGGGCAAGGTGGACGAAGTGACAAGCACGCAGGTCTACGCTGGTACATCGGCGCCGTTCACTTTCAACGGATTGGTGCGTCACTACTTCATGCGCCGTGGCGCCAACGTCGCCGACGTACAGGTCAATCTGACACCCAAACACGCGCGCGATCGACAGAGCCACGACATTGCCGCAGCGGTACGGCCGGCGGTGGATTCCATTGCGACTCGCTACGGTGCCTCAGCCAAAGTAGCGGAGATTCCCCCAGGTCCGCCGGTGCTATCCACGCTGGTGGCCGAAGTGTACGCGGCAGACGATGCTACGCGCCTCAAAGCGGCAACAGCCGTCAAAGCCATCTTCGAGCGCACATCCGGTGTGGTGGACGTGGACTGGACCGTGGAAGCCCCCCAGCACCGGAAGAGCTTCCGCGTCGACCGTGCGCGGGCCGCCGAAAGCGGTGCGAGTGTGGAGCAGCTCACGCAGACCGTGTATCTGGCACTCTCGGGCAGGACCAGCAGTCTCGTCGCCTTGCCCACCGCGCGCGACGCGGTACCCATCGTGCCACAATTGCCGGAAGCGCAGCGTACCAGTGTGGAAGCGCTGCTCGCATTGCCGGTGGCCACACTGACCGGTCCTCAGCCGCTGGGGCGCTTCGTGACGGTCGTGGACGGGATTCGCGAAAGTGCACGCATCCGCAAAGACCTGCGCCCTGCCATCTACGTCACCGGTGACGTGGCCGGTGAAATCGAAGCTCCGATCTACGCGATTCTCGACATGAATCGACAGATCGACGCCCTGAAGATCGTGGGCGCATCGGTTGGCATCTACAACGCCGTGGCACCAGCGTCGCTTTCGGAAACAGCCATCAAATGGGACGGCGAATGGCAGGTCACCATCGAGGTGTTCCGCGATCTCGGTCTCGCCTTCACCATCGTGTTGCTGCTCATCTACGTGCTGGTGGTGGGCTGGTTCCAGAGTTTCACCATTCCGCTGGTGATCATGGCGCCCATTCCGCTCACGCTCATCGGCATTTTGCCGGGGCACGCTCTGAGTGGGGCGTTCTTCACGGCCACCAGCATGATCGGTATGATTGCCCTGGCCGGCATTATCGTGCGCAACTCCATCCTGCTGGTGGACTTCATCCAGCTCGAAGAGGCACGTGGTCGCCATCTGGTGGATGCCGTGCTGGAGGCGGGCGCCGTGCGCTTCCGCCCCATTGCCCTCACGGCCGCAGCCGTGGTGATCGGAGGAGCCGTAATGGTCCTGGATCCGATCTTTCAGGGCTTGGCGGTGGCCCTCATCAGTGGAGCCGTCGTGGCCACACTGCTCACCATGGTGGTAGTCCCCCTGCTGTACTGGGAACTGCGCAAATCCGCGCCTCCCACTGTCGGTTCCCCTCAGCATATGGAGCACAACCACTGATGTGCAACGACAAGATTATCCGTCGCATGGCCGGCCTCCTCGTACTACTGTCGGTCTCTCTCGGCTTCGCCGTGTCCGAACGGTTCTTCTGGCTGGCCGGGTTCGTGGGAGTCAACTTGCTCCAATCGAGCTTCACCAACTTTTGCCTGCCCGAGAAGCTGTTCGCCCGGCTTGGTTGGTTTGGTTGCTCGTCGACCACACGTTCGACTACCGCCCCGTGACCACCTTGCGCCGTTCGGTGAGTTCGGACTCCAACCGTCCACACACCAGCTCGCACAGCTTGAGCACATCTTCGTCAGCGAGTTCGTAGCGCACGAACACCCCATCCCGTTCACGCGCGACCAGCCCATTTGCAAACAGTTGCGCCAGGTGGCGGGACACGTTGGCCTGCCCCATGCCGGTGGCTTCCACGAGCTCGTTGACGGTCATCGGTCCACCGCGGAGTTCCTGCAGTAGGCTCAAACGCGCGCGGTCACTCAACGCCTTGAAGCGCTCGGCAACGAGGTCGAGCAGTTCGGGAGCCATCCGCTTCATCGCGCTCCTCCGCAAGAGTTACACGAATACATACATAAGAATATAGCGAACAACAGCAACCGGCGCATCCGCATGGATGCGCCGGTCTCTGCACCCTGCGACTACAACAGCGTCGCGTCGAGCGAGATTTCGGCGTTCAGCACCTTCGACACCGGGCAGTTTTCCTTGGCCGTCTTGGCCAGCGCCTGAAACTCCTCTTCGGCGATGCCCGGCACCGAGGCGGTCAACTGCAACTGGATCTTGGTGATGGTGAAACCAGTCGCCTGCTGCTCCAGGGTCAGCACCGCATTGGTCCGGAGTTCCTTGGCCGTGTGGCCCGCCTTTGTGAGCTGCCCGGACAGCGCCATGGTGAAGCAGCCCGCATGGGCGGCAGCGATCAGCTCCTCGGGGTTCGTGCCGCTGCGGCCGGATTCATCTTCAAAGCGCAGCTTGAACGAGTACGGCTGTGCATTGAGCACGCCACTCGGTGTGGTGAGGGTGCCGCTGCCTTCGCGGATGCTACCATTCCAGACGGCTGTCGCAGTGCGTTCCATATTGGTTCCTCGGCGGGGTGAACCCCCGCACATGCGGGGGCAGTACGAGGGATACGATACCCCCCGGCCCGACCCACGCCAACTGCGATCGTGCGTTGTGACGGCTGGGTGACCGCTGGGTGACGACGTCACCCCGTGGACAGCACGAACTGATTGCCTTCGCTGTCCCTGAAAATGGCCGACGTGCCCCAGGACTCGACCTTGGCCTCCTGCACCAATTCCACCCCGGCGGCCTTGAGTGCGGCCGCGGTGGCCACCACGTCTTCGCACTCGAACGACAGGTTCATGAACTGGCCGATCCACTGCTCCTGGCCCGGCGCCGTGAACAGCACCACACCGGTTTCGGCACGCGGGATGCGTAGCTCGATCCAGCGCATGCCAGGCCCCATGGGAGCGTCGGTCACGACCTTGAACCCGAGCTTTTCGGTGTAGAAGGCGAGGGCCCGGTCCTGATCGTGGACGGGAATGCTGATGAACTTCACGCGTTTGATCATGGGGCACCATCGCGTTTCCCCTGCTCGCGCGCAAGACGGGCAAGCTTTACTATGGCATTGGATTCCATAGGAGATCGTCCCATGTCCGTCGCGCTCGACCCATACGTCCTCGACACGCTGATGGCCGATCTGGTCGGCCATGACCGCCAGCCGTCGGCGTTTCTCGTGTACCTCCATTTTGTCCGGCACACCAGCGGCGCAGGCCGACAAACGGTCACCGTCGCACTGCTCGATATCGCGGAGGGCACGGGGCTGTCGAAGCGGACCGTGCAGAATGCCATCGCCTGGCTGGTGCATCGGAAGCTGGTGGCCGTCACACGGTCGACCCCTACCGCGGTGCCGACCTACCGCCCGCTCCGTCCCTGGCGTCGCTGATCGTCCCAGCACTGAGCCAATAGCGTGTGCAGGCCTCGTGCTCGGGCATTCCCTGCATCTGCGGTTCGCGGCAACTTTCTGCGAACGTTTCCCCCACCCCTTTTGCCGATGCGTCGTTCTATCCCCCTGACGGTCGCCCACACCGCCTTCACTGCCGCGGTGGTTGCTGCGGCCCCGCTGGTGTCTCTCGGTGCGCAGGCGCGGGTCGTCACCGCTGACGACTATGCCCGGGCCGAGAAGTTCCTGGGCTTCAATACGTCGCTGCTCGTCTCCAATACGGGTGTTCAGCCCACCTGGCTCCCCGACGGACGCTTCACCTACCGCGTGCGACAGCCGGACGGATCACAACCGATGATCCTGGTCGACGCCAAGGGTGCCAAGACCAACTGCACCGCGGCCGGCACCGTGTGCCCGCCAGCGCCAGCGCCGATGGGCCCTGGGGCGCCGCGCCCGACGGGCCGCGCTCCCGAGGTCCTGTCGCCCGACGGAACCAAAGCGGCGTTCATTCGTGATTGGAACCTGTGGGTGCGCGATGTGTCGACGAACCAGGAGACGCCGCTCACCACCGACGGCATCAAGGACTTCGGCTACGCCACGGACAACGCCGGCTGGGTGCATTCGAACCGCGCCCTGCTGATGTGGTCGCCCGACTCGAAGAAGATCGCCACGTTCCAGCAGGACCAGCGGAACGTGGGTGAGATGTACCTCGTGCGCACCAAGGTGGGGCACCCCGAGCTGATGGCCTGGAAGTATCCGCTGCCGGGCGACAGCGTGGTGTCGATGATTCACCGCGTGGTGATCGATCTGAGCGCAGCGCCCAAGGTGGTGCGCTTCCGCATGGGGCCCGATGAACATCGCAGCTCGGTGTGCGACCACATTGCGTGCGGCGGCAAGCTCGCCGACGTGGAGTGGTTCCCGGATGCCTCGAAGGTCGCGTTCCTCTCCAACTCGCGCGATCACAAGATCGCCACGTTGCGGGTGGCCGACGCCGCCTCGGGTGAGGTGCGCGATGTGCTGCGCGAAGCCGTGGCCACACAGTTCGAAAGCGGCGACGGCGATCAGAACTGGCGCGTGCTGCCGGCCACCAATGAAGTGATCTGGTTCTCCGAGCGCGATGACTGGGGTCAGCTCTACCTGTACGACCTCAATACCGGCACACTCAAGAACAAGATCACGACCGGTGAAGGTGGTGTGCTGTCCATCGAGCGCATCGATGCAAAGGCGCGCACGATCTGGTTCACCGCGTCGGGCAAGGAAAAGGGACGCGATCCGTACTTCCGTCATCTCTATCGCATCGGGATGGACGGCAAGGCGCTGACGCTGCTCACACCGGAAGACGGTGACCACAACATCTCCCTGTCGCCCGATGGTGCACGATTCGTGGATAGCTGGTCACGCCCGGACCTGCCGCACACGGCGCTGCTGCGCGATGCACGCACTGGCAAGCAGATCGCACTGCTCGAAACGGGCGACATCAGCAAGCTCACCGCCACGGGGTGGAAGCCGCCCACGCGCATCACGGTGAAGGATCGTGCGGGCAAGTGGGACCTGTATGGGTTGATGTGGACCCCCACCAAGCTCGACTCCGCGCGCAAGTATCCGATCATCAACTACATCTACCCGGGTCCGCAGGGTGGATCCGTGGGCAGCCGTCAGTTCTCGGCCGCCACGCGCGACAACCAGGCGTTGGCCGAACTCGGCTTCATCGTCGTGGCGATCGACGGCACCGGCAACCCGATGCGCTCCAAGTCCTTCCATGATGCCTACTACGGCCGCATGGGTGACAACACCTTGCCCGACCAGATCGCGGGCATGAAGGAGCTCGCATCGCGGTATCGCTTCATCGATCTCGATCGTGTGGGCATGTGGGGACACTCCGGCGGCGGCTTTGCCACGGCCGGCGCACTGTTCCGCTACCCGGACTTCTTCAAGGTGGGCATCGCGGAGTCGGGCAATCACGACAACCGCAACTACGAAGACGACTGGGGCGAGCGCTATCATGGTCTGCTCACCCGCAACGGCGCATCGGACAACTACGAGGCTGAAGCCAACCAGACGCTGGCCAAGAACCTCAAAGGCAAACTGATGCTCGCACATGGCACGATGGACGACAACGTGCCGCCCGACAACACGCTCCTGGTCGTCGATGCACTGATCAAGGCCGGCAAGGACTTTGATCTCATCATGATTCCGAACGCCGCGCACGGTTTTGGTGCCGCGTCGAACTACATGATGCGCCGTCGGTGGGACTATTTCGTGCAACACCTCATGGGTGCCACGCCGCCCAAGGAATTCCAGATCGGACCGAAGTAAGCGCCCGAGGCATTTCGCAGTGGCTGCAACGACATGGGGCCTGCCGTCAGTTGACGGCAGGCCCCATGTGCATGTCCTCTCTCGCGTGTCGCCTTACGGCTTCACACCCGCTGCCGCACTCGGCGCCGTGTACGTCCACGGCTGACGGGTGAGCGGCTTCTGCCGCGGATACACCTCGTCGAGCGTGTTGCCGTCGAACAGGCGGCCGTTCACCATCACCATGTTGATGGTGTTGCTGTTGCGGATGTTCTCGAGCGGATCCTTGTCGAGCACCAGCAGGTCGGCAAACTTGCCGACTTCCAGTGATCCGATTTCGGAGCCCAGACCGATGGCCTCTGCGCCCACGATGGTCGCCGAACGCAAGGCTTCGTGCGTGCTCATACCCCCCGATTGAATGAGCCACAGCTCCCAGTGCATGCCGAGTCCCTGCAACTGGCCGTGACTGCCCACGCCGATACGTCCGCCACGCTCCACCGTGGTCTTGAGGTCTTCGGCATGCTGCCACATGGCGTACTCCTCCTTCACCGCAAAGCCGGCCGGGCCAGGTGCATTGCCCGTACCGCGGCGGCGAACCTTGGTGTCGAAGTCCACCGGGTGCGTGAAGCGGCGCAGCTTCGTGTCGTTCATCAGGTCTTCGCTCTGGTAGAACCAGCCCTCGCCAAACGGGCCACCGTATTCCACGATCAGCGTCGGTGAGTTCACGACCTGCGTACCCTTGTACCACTCGAAGATGTCATCGAACTTCGGCGTGATGGGCAGCGTGTGTTCGATGCCGGGATAGCCATCGATACCATGCGTGATGTTGAGCTTCTGATCGAGACCGCCTTCGGTGGTGGGCATGATCCCCAACTCCTTGGCCGCCATGATGATCCACTGCCGCTGCTGGCGATTGCCGCTCATGTACATCTTGAGCGTCTTGGTGTCGTAGTACTTCGCGTAGCGCGCCAGGACATCACGTGCATGATCGAGATCCCGCACCTGTTCGCCGGCAAAGACACCGGGGCCGGTGGTGTAGATACGTGGGCCAATCATGTCACCGTTCTCCACGCGGTCGGCATACGACAGGAAGTCCGTCGTGGCCGTCTGCGGATCACGCGTGGTGGTCGTGCCATACGCCAGCGTGGTGAGATACTGCCACGTCTGTGTGCTGTGCACGTTCGGGGTGAGCCACTGCGGGTGATAGTGGGTGTCCACCATACCGGGCATGATCACCTTGCCTGCCACATCGATGATCTTCGCGCCGGCGGGCACCGTCACGCTGCCACGTGCGCCCACTGCCACGATGCGCTGATCACGCACCACGATATCGGCGTTCTCGATGATCTCCTTCCCCTTCATCGTGATCGCCTTCGCCCCCCGGAACACCACCACACCACGCGGAATGTCCCGTGTCGCCGAGACGGCGATACGTGTTTCGGTGGGCTTGTAACCCGGCGGGGTCTTCTTGGTGGTATCGGCCTTGGCGATGGAATCGGCGCGCGTGATGCTGTCCTTCACCGCCTTGGTGGTGTCGGCGCGCAGGCGAGCCTTGCGGCGATCTTCCTGCTTGAGCGAATCCTCGACGACCTTGGCGCGATCGAGATCGTAGGTGAAGAGCGCATTGCCCAACGCCCAATGGATCTTCTTGCCATCGGCCGACCAGGTGCCGAACTCACCGCCTACGGTGTTGAGCTTCTTCACCGGCACGGCCGCGCTGCGCGGATCGACAATGCTCACGGTGGGTGCCGTCGCACCGATTTGTGGCACGGTGATGGTGTAGAAGTCCATACCAACCACCGCGAGCGCCTGATCACCACTCGGCGCCATGAGGATCATGGCGGCTGGCGGTGCCTGCGGCGGTGCGGGCTCGGCATCATCAAGGTGTGTACCGGCACCAACCGGTCGTGCGGCACGACCACCGAAGTTGAACTGTGCTTCCTTCGCCACCAGTGCCGCGTCGAGGTTGGCACCCGCGCCCGGCGGTAGTGGTCCGGTGACACGCAGGTGGGTCTTGAGGTCAGTACCATCCCAGCGGAATGACTGCAGACCGCCACCGCCGCTGTAGGCGAAGATGCGGGTGCTGTCCTTCGTGAAGTGTGGCGTGTTGATACCACCCGCCGGCATGATCAGCGTGGAGGCACCACCCGTCGCCGGAATCCATACGAGATCCGCGGCTGCGGGGCCGAAGAATGCGGCGCCCGCTTCCTGCACTTCGCGCGCGGCGGCCCGTGTGGCCACGATACGATTGCCCGTCGGGGCCCAGGCGAGATCGGTGTACAATCCGCCGATCGTCGACAAGGTACGCGTGCGCCACCCGCGCGTGCCATCCACATCGGCGCGCATGATCTGGCCACCGCGGCTGTCTTCCCACGTCACATACGCGAGGGACTTGCCGTCGGGCGACCACACCGGACTGAACTCACCCACCGTGGCATTCGACACACGCGCCGGCTTGTTGTCGGCCACGTTCATCGTCCACACACGATCGAGCGCCACGAAGGCGAGCTGCTTGCCATCGGGTGACGGCTGCACGTCGCGGATCTGCCGCGAGGTGAAGGTCGTGGCCG contains these protein-coding regions:
- a CDS encoding S9 family peptidase gives rise to the protein MRRSIPLTVAHTAFTAAVVAAAPLVSLGAQARVVTADDYARAEKFLGFNTSLLVSNTGVQPTWLPDGRFTYRVRQPDGSQPMILVDAKGAKTNCTAAGTVCPPAPAPMGPGAPRPTGRAPEVLSPDGTKAAFIRDWNLWVRDVSTNQETPLTTDGIKDFGYATDNAGWVHSNRALLMWSPDSKKIATFQQDQRNVGEMYLVRTKVGHPELMAWKYPLPGDSVVSMIHRVVIDLSAAPKVVRFRMGPDEHRSSVCDHIACGGKLADVEWFPDASKVAFLSNSRDHKIATLRVADAASGEVRDVLREAVATQFESGDGDQNWRVLPATNEVIWFSERDDWGQLYLYDLNTGTLKNKITTGEGGVLSIERIDAKARTIWFTASGKEKGRDPYFRHLYRIGMDGKALTLLTPEDGDHNISLSPDGARFVDSWSRPDLPHTALLRDARTGKQIALLETGDISKLTATGWKPPTRITVKDRAGKWDLYGLMWTPTKLDSARKYPIINYIYPGPQGGSVGSRQFSAATRDNQALAELGFIVVAIDGTGNPMRSKSFHDAYYGRMGDNTLPDQIAGMKELASRYRFIDLDRVGMWGHSGGGFATAGALFRYPDFFKVGIAESGNHDNRNYEDDWGERYHGLLTRNGASDNYEAEANQTLAKNLKGKLMLAHGTMDDNVPPDNTLLVVDALIKAGKDFDLIMIPNAAHGFGAASNYMMRRRWDYFVQHLMGATPPKEFQIGPK
- a CDS encoding efflux RND transporter permease subunit yields the protein MKRSWGISGRVAKVFLHSKLTPLLAMASLAMGVLGILATPREEEPQISVPMIDVIVAMPGATPIEAENLLGRPVEQRMLEISGVDHVYTVSGDGYAMITVRFKVGEDQERSVTKVQAKLASALDRAPLGALAPIVKSHSIDDVPVLALTLHGQGMDANTLRQIGVHLEDEIRTVREVAATFVTGGAPRQISVMLDAARLAATGVSPGEVAMTLHNANARLLAGAFTTADSVVQIAVGAPLTDAQDVGSVVVATRAGRPVYLRSVAEVRDNFGDVTSYVSHRADGAPAEAAVTVAVSKRQGANATEVTRAVLARVEQAKGRLLPENVQIEVTRDYGETAGEKAQELIFHLLIATLSVTTLIGVFLGWREALVVLVAVPVTLALTLFVYYALGYTLNRITLFALIFSIGILVDDAIVVVENIYRHLAMGDRPADVAAIDAVDEVGNPTILATFTVIAAILPMAFVSGMMGPYMLPIPVGASVAMLASLAVAFVITPYLAYRLLRGHVRARGTVHDADPATVADTSHGTGGFYQRIMSSLIAHRGTRLAFYGTVGLLLLGSVGLVGLRVVQVKMLPFDNKSEFQVILDLPEGTSLETTDRVASDIAAYLGKVDEVTSTQVYAGTSAPFTFNGLVRHYFMRRGANVADVQVNLTPKHARDRQSHDIAAAVRPAVDSIATRYGASAKVAEIPPGPPVLSTLVAEVYAADDATRLKAATAVKAIFERTSGVVDVDWTVEAPQHRKSFRVDRARAAESGASVEQLTQTVYLALSGRTSSLVALPTARDAVPIVPQLPEAQRTSVEALLALPVATLTGPQPLGRFVTVVDGIRESARIRKDLRPAIYVTGDVAGEIEAPIYAILDMNRQIDALKIVGASVGIYNAVAPASLSETAIKWDGEWQVTIEVFRDLGLAFTIVLLLIYVLVVGWFQSFTIPLVIMAPIPLTLIGILPGHALSGAFFTATSMIGMIALAGIIVRNSILLVDFIQLEEARGRHLVDAVLEAGAVRFRPIALTAAAVVIGGAVMVLDPIFQGLAVALISGAVVATLLTMVVVPLLYWELRKSAPPTVGSPQHMEHNH
- a CDS encoding YgaP family membrane protein; this translates as MCNDKIIRRMAGLLVLLSVSLGFAVSERFFWLAGFVGVNLLQSSFTNFCLPEKLFARLGWFGCSSTTRSTTAP
- a CDS encoding OsmC family protein — protein: MERTATAVWNGSIREGSGTLTTPSGVLNAQPYSFKLRFEDESGRSGTNPEELIAAAHAGCFTMALSGQLTKAGHTAKELRTNAVLTLEQQATGFTITKIQLQLTASVPGIAEEEFQALAKTAKENCPVSKVLNAEISLDATLL
- a CDS encoding amidohydrolase family protein, whose product is MAAVRSPLAATTVVAALIAAGLMAPAAALTAQGTPAAPAATTLPLKTARTHTFTTTKGTWMSVDVSPDGQQLIFDLLGDLYTLPIGGGKATRLTSGMAYDAQPRFSPDGKKVVFVSDRSGGENVWLMSLDQKDTTQLTRGNNNMYVSPEFDPDGKYVIVSRGGGLGGAAKLWMYHVDGGNGVPLSILPAPAATQKQLGAAFGAGGRYLWYATRTGDWQYNAIGPQYQLAVWDRETGRASQMTTRFGSGARPALSPDGTWLVYATRFETKTGLRIRNLQTQQEEWLAFPVQRDDMESRAPMDAYPGYSFTPDSKAIVVSYGGELWRVPVDRTNPTKIPFEAEVKLEMGPEVKFAYKIDTATTFTSRQIRDVQPSPDGKQLAFVALDRVWTMNVADNKPARVSNATVGEFSPVWSPDGKSLAYVTWEDSRGGQIMRADVDGTRGWRTRTLSTIGGLYTDLAWAPTGNRIVATRAAAREVQEAGAAFFGPAAADLVWIPATGGASTLIMPAGGINTPHFTKDSTRIFAYSGGGGLQSFRWDGTDLKTHLRVTGPLPPGAGANLDAALVAKEAQFNFGGRAARPVGAGTHLDDAEPAPPQAPPAAMILMAPSGDQALAVVGMDFYTITVPQIGATAPTVSIVDPRSAAVPVKKLNTVGGEFGTWSADGKKIHWALGNALFTYDLDRAKVVEDSLKQEDRRKARLRADTTKAVKDSITRADSIAKADTTKKTPPGYKPTETRIAVSATRDIPRGVVVFRGAKAITMKGKEIIENADIVVRDQRIVAVGARGSVTVPAGAKIIDVAGKVIMPGMVDTHYHPQWLTPNVHSTQTWQYLTTLAYGTTTTRDPQTATTDFLSYADRVENGDMIGPRIYTTGPGVFAGEQVRDLDHARDVLARYAKYYDTKTLKMYMSGNRQQRQWIIMAAKELGIMPTTEGGLDQKLNITHGIDGYPGIEHTLPITPKFDDIFEWYKGTQVVNSPTLIVEYGGPFGEGWFYQSEDLMNDTKLRRFTHPVDFDTKVRRRGTGNAPGPAGFAVKEEYAMWQHAEDLKTTVERGGRIGVGSHGQLQGLGMHWELWLIQSGGMSTHEALRSATIVGAEAIGLGSEIGSLEVGKFADLLVLDKDPLENIRNSNTINMVMVNGRLFDGNTLDEVYPRQKPLTRQPWTYTAPSAAAGVKP
- a CDS encoding VOC family protein; its protein translation is MIKRVKFISIPVHDQDRALAFYTEKLGFKVVTDAPMGPGMRWIELRIPRAETGVVLFTAPGQEQWIGQFMNLSFECEDVVATAAALKAAGVELVQEAKVESWGTSAIFRDSEGNQFVLSTG
- a CDS encoding helix-turn-helix domain-containing protein, whose translation is MSVALDPYVLDTLMADLVGHDRQPSAFLVYLHFVRHTSGAGRQTVTVALLDIAEGTGLSKRTVQNAIAWLVHRKLVAVTRSTPTAVPTYRPLRPWRR
- a CDS encoding ArsR/SmtB family transcription factor; the encoded protein is MKRMAPELLDLVAERFKALSDRARLSLLQELRGGPMTVNELVEATGMGQANVSRHLAQLFANGLVARERDGVFVRYELADEDVLKLCELVCGRLESELTERRKVVTGR